The genomic segment TTAAAATCTATAGCCGATTCGCCTTTCGATTTCCTGTGCTACGGGAAAGACTCTTTCTGTGATTCAATCAGAGATTCCGCTTCCAAAAATCCAGCATCGTTCGGTAGAGGTGAATTGTAGCGTCGCGGTCACCAATGTCGTGCTTGCGCATTGGGTAATACATCATATCGAAGAGCTTGCCGGCTTTGATGAGCGCGTCAATAAACGCCTGCGTGTTTTGCGGATGAACGTTGTCGTCGTAGGTGCCGTGAACAAGCAACAGCCGTCCGTGCAAGTCGCCTGCGCGTTTCATGAGCGAAGTTCGGGCGTACCCTTCCGGGTTTTCCTGCGGCGTTTGCAGAAATGCTTCTGACCACTTTGTGTCATAAAAAAGCCAGTCGGTGACGGGCGCGACGGAGATTCCGGCTTTGAACTCCGTGGAGCGCGTCAACAGGTTGAGCGTCGTCCATCCACCGTGGCTCCAGCCCCAAACACCTACGCGCTCAGCGTCCACCCAGGGCTGGGCTTTCAACCATCGCGTTGCATCCAGAAAATCCGCCGTTTCCTGATCACCGAGTTTTCCCACCACGGCATTTTCAAGGCTCTTTCTGATTCCTGTCGCCGCGCGGTTATCCACTTTGACCACGATGTAACCTTCCGCCAGCAGAAGCTGGTTGAACAGATTTCCCTGCCAGGCATTGACCACTGACTGTGAAGATGTGCCGCCGTACAAGTTGAGAATCACGGGGTGCTTGCGGTCAGGACGGAAATTTTTCGGCTTCAGTATCGTCGCTGGCATGGGAAATCCGTCAGCGGCAGGAATCGTAATCAATTCTGGGTATTGAATGTCGAAAGGCGCCAGCAATTCCATTCGCGGAGCCGCGATTGTTGATTGGCGCGAGCCGTCGGCGCGATACAGCGTCAGCGCGGGCAGCGTCCGCACATCCGAAAAACTGTCGAGGTAGAACTGCGCATTCGGCGCCATTGAAATCCGGTGTGCGCCCGGTTCCACCGAAAGCCGCTTCATCTCCGATCCATCGAAGTTGATGCGGTACAGATGCCTCTCAATTGGCGAATGCTCCAATGCCGTGAAGTAGACAGTGCTGTTCGCCTCGTCAATTCCGGCCACGGCCTGTTTGAGCCAGAAAACACCGCCTGACGACACCATCGCCCACGACCCGCGCGTGATTTGATTCACCAACCGCCCATCCATCGTGTAGCGATACAGATGGTAATAATCATCACGCTCCGACGCCCACAGGAACTGTTTGCCGTCCGCCAGGAAATACAGGTCGTCGTGAATGTTGACGAAGCCGGGATCGGTTTCGGTCAGAATCCTTGTGGTCGCGCCTGTTTGGCGATCCGCGAAGTACAAGCCCAGTTCGCGCTGATTGCGCGTCATCGTTTGCACGCTGACGCGACGGCTGTCCGGCAGCCATTTCACACGCAGGATCGTATCGTAGGGTTTGTCCGCGATTCGCACCCAGGTCGTGGCGTTTCGACCGATTTCCGCAATGCCGACGCGGACTTGCGGATTGGGCATTCCGGCCTTTGCGTATCGCTGTTTGATCAAGCGGGGAGTGACTGGCTGGAAATCAACAAAATAGCTCACGGGCACAGTGGATTCGTCCGTTTGCAGGTACGCCAGCGCTCTCGAATCCGGCGACCACCAATATCCGATGTCACGTCGCCCGAAAACTTCTTCCCAGTAAAGCCAGGACAAAGTGCCATTCAGCGTCGTTTCCGAACCATCGCGCGTGATGCGGGTTTCGGCGTATGTGGCAACATCTACAACGTAAAGATCGTTCGCGCGGACAAAGGCTACGTGCCGGCCGTCGGGCGAAAACCCAGGCGACTTTTCCTCGGCATCGGTTTTGGTCAGTCGCGAAAACCGTGCAGCCGCAAGGTCGAGCGCAAAGATGTCACCTTTGAACAGGTAGAGCGCTTGCCGTCCTGTGGAATCGAACGCAATTGGCCATGGGAGCGCTTGCTGAATCTCCAACTCCGGCAACAGCGTTTTGAGATTGGTAATTGCAGCGGGCATGTCTAACGCCGCTCGGCGGGTCCCCGTCGAAGGATCCAGCACCTCGAAAGTTCGCTGCGATGGCGGCTGCCTGCTGTCGTAAAGCATCAGTTTGCCGTCCGACAACCAGACGTACGACGGCAGACTGGCAACGCGACGGCCCTCGTCGCCGAAGATCCATTCAGCCGTCAAAGATGTTTTCCCTGGTGTTTGGGCTTTGACACCCGCCGCGGAAAAAATTGCTACGAAAGCAACGGCAAGGCAAAAGATTCTGGCAAGCATGCTTTACGCTCCTTTGTCGGACTGCAACCACATCGGGCAACGTTGGTACTCAGCAAGCAACGTTATTGGCTTCGCCGCCCCAGATGGCGACGCGCTCTTCGGCAGTGATTTTCTGTGCGCCGATGGCGTGGTAGTGGAACTGCAATGCCCGGCGACGCGAAGCGGTGAAGTTGCTCGGCGTGCCGTGCGGAATGTAGCTGTCAAAAATCAGGCAGCCGCCCGGTTCCAACGGCACGGCAACGCGTTGTTCCTGCAACCCTTCCATTTCGGAATCGCATATTTGCAAGTCGCGAATCTGAAAGTGCCAATACTTTCGCCCGCGATGCCGCCCAGGCATCACGCGCATGCAACCGTTTTCGATTCCCGCCGGGTCAAGCGCCATCCAGACGCCGACGACGCGTGTTTCCGGCGTCAATTCAAAATACGCGTGATCCTGGTGCCAGGGTTTTTCGCGGCCATTGGGCGGTTTGATTAACGCCATGTCCTGAAACATCGTCGCTTCCGCGCCAAGCAAACGACTGACGACGGACAACAACTTCGGATGATCCGCGATGGCCTTGGTGCGCGGTTCGTAATCCACAAAATATAGCAACCTCCGCACGGAATCCATGCGTTCTTCAAAACTCAAAGCGTCCAGCCGGTCACGAACTTCGGGGGTGAATTGAATGTTTTGGAATGCTGGAACTCGCCCGGCGACCAATTCTGCCAATCCATCAAGCCCCGATTGAACTTCGCCCGGTGTAAACGCATTGCGAACGGCGATGAAGCCTTGTTGGTGGTAGCGCGCGATGTCGGCTTCGGTGATGGAATCCAACCCGTCAATCGTTTCGGCGATTGAGGCGTAATCATATAGGTCAGCCGCATGTGGTTTGACCTTAGTGTCAAAACTGATTTGATTGGGAACGGGCATAGGTTTTAAGAATGGTTTTTAATTGCCACGGCGGCTTAGCAGGTAAAAGAGAGTCACAGCAAACGACAGCAATGCTGCGATGGGCCCAAACACGAAAAACGATGTCATCGCAGCTTCCACGGATTTGTCGTGCGTGTTGGAGGAAAGCAGATTGACCAGCACCATTCCAACCACAACTCCGGCAACGTAGCCAATGACGCCCGCACCCGCTGAAAACAACGCAATTCTCACAATGCGTTCCTCCGCTTCGGACTAAAACATATCCGGTTTTTCCAACGACTGTTGGGTAAACAAATCTTCTTTCAAGCCAGTGTTGAACTTGATTTCGTCCACCAGCAAAACCGTTTTGGTTCCTTCGGTCGGAGAACTCATTTCGATCCGCTTGGCCACCCAGATGTTGGAGATTTTGACCAGATCACTGGCCTTCAGTATTCGCAACCGCTGGCCATTTCTGTCATACATTTCAACCAGCACGGAATACGGCACGTCCATCGGCACCCAGATGTAAACATACGCGTATTGAGATTTGTCGGGCGAAACCGGATGGGCTTCGATCTTGTACGTTTTGCGGCCGTCAATCACTTCGCCTTCACTGAGCATCTTGTACGTGAAATCGTCAATCACGCGCTCGGCCATGTCTTCGTTGGTGAAATCCGTGCCGATGAATCGCTGGCGACGTTCCTGTGCGGCAATGCGGCGAACGCGTTGAATCGCCGGCGTGTAGAGCCACTGGCGATCAGCCACGCCGCCTTCGTTGAGCGAAAGCAGCCCGACGCCGCGAACTTCCGCCGGATCAGTAAAACGGACCAAGGTTTTGCTGTTTCCCAACCCACCGAGTTTTCGCATCGTGAATTTTTTGCTGCGGACGGTTCCTTTCTTATCGTAAACCTCCATGCGCGCGCGCCAGGTCGTATCGCGACTGGTATCCTGTTTGTAAACGTTTTCCATGATCTTGCGCGCGTCCTGTGCATTGGCTGAAACCAGCAAAGCAAGGACCGAAAAAGCAATCAACGAAAATCTTCTGATCATTCTTCCTGTACCTGTAAGTTCAGATTACACCAAGCCGTTTGCCGACTGTCTTGAAAGCTTCGATGGATTGATCCAAATCCTGTCGCGTGTGTGCAGCGGAAATCTGCGCGCGAAGCCGCGCTTCGCCTTTCGGCACTACCGGATACCAAAGCCCTTTGATGTACACGCCTTCGCCGAGCAATTCGCGGCTCATATCTTGCGCAATCGCAGCTTCACCTACCATAACGGGAACAATCGGGTGTGTACCTTCCAGAATCCGGAAGCCCGCGTTGACGATTTCGCGCCGGAAGTAGGCGGTGTTTTCGTGCAGTTGGTTGACGATGGATGGATCGTTTTCAATCAAATCAATCGCCGCAATCGAAGCGGTGACCACCGAGGGCGGCACGGTATTGGAAAACGTGTAAGGCCGCGATTTCTGCCGCAGGAATTCGATCAGTTCGCGCCGTCCGGCAATGAACCCCCCCGAAGCGCCGCCCAATGCTTTGCCAAACGTTCCGGTGACGACGTCAATTTGCCCGTGCACGCCAAGCTCTTCCGGCGTGCCGCGCCCGGTGTCACCCAGCACGCCCGAAGCATGCGATTCATCCACAAACAGCAGCGCGCCGAATTCACGCGCCAGCGCGACCAGTTTCGGCAGCGGCGCCAAATGACCTTCCATCGAAAACACGCCGTCGGTGGCGATGACTTTGATGCGATAGTTTTTATCGCGATCCTCTTCCAGCATCTGGCGCAGATGAGCGAAATCGCGGTTACGATACAGTTTCGACGCGGTTTGCTTCGCCACGGCGCGGCACAACCGAACACCGTCAATGATGCTGGCGTGGTTGTATTGATCGCTGTAAATCACATCTTCAAATTCGCTTTGGCCAAAGTCGTTGGCGTAAAGCGCGGTGAAGAAAGCTTCGTTTGCCGCAAAGCATGACGAATGCAGGATGGCCGCTTCGCAACCGACAAAGCGCGCGATGCGCTGTTCCAGTTCCAGGTGAATCGGTTCGGTTCCACACAAAAAACGCACTGAAGACATGCCGAACCCCCATTCGTCCAAGCCGCGATGGGCCGCTTCCTTGATTTTCGGGTGGTTAGCCAATCCCAGGTAATTGTTCGACGCCAGCATCACGGCGTCGCGCCCATTGACGCGGACGCGACCTCCCTGCTCGCTTTCCAGCGGAACTTCGTATTTGTAGGTTTTGGCTTCCTCAAACTGATCCAGTTCGCGTTGCAATACGGCATACAGTTCGTTCGGATTCATTTACGCCTCCAGGTTGAAATTCGGGTCGGGCGTCAACAGCACTTTGACGGCTTCCTGCGTTCGCACCAATTGAAACCCACGCTCGAAATTATCCAGCATGATCGGCGGACGAGAGATGATCTTTTCCAGCTTTGCCTTCAGCCCCGACTTATCCGCCGCCAGCAAATCCAGCATCGTGTACCAGGTGTCGAACATACGACGTCCAAAAATGCCGCGCATCGTGACGCCTTTCCAAATCAGATAATTGCCCACGTCAAATGACGGCAACGGTTTTGACGGTATTCCGAGCAACATGATCTGGCCGCCGTTTTTCACCAGCCTTCCCGCGTCATCGTACGCCGCGGCGGAACCGCTCATTTCCAGCACCACATCCACGCCTCCGCCGTGTTCATCGCGCACGCGGTCAAACAATTCCTGCCGCTGGCCTGGCGCATTGGTTTCGTTGGTATCGAAACAAAAATCCGCCCCCATTTCCCGCGCGATTTCAAACCGGCGCGCCAGATGCCCCGAATCAATTCCGCCGGAATTCACCGAAAAATCTGTGACATAAATCCGTGTTGCGCCCAATGCTCGCGCGACGGCGGTCGCCATCATTCCCTGGGTTCCGCACCCCAGAATCGCCACGGTTTTGCCGGAAACGTCGCCTTCCATCACGGTATGCACAGCGTTTCCCAGGGCGTCCAGAAACGCGCCAAACCGTGGCGGAATCATCTGCTTGCCGCCGAACCGTTCCAGATTGATCAGGTTTTCAAACGGCACACAGACATAATCGGCAAAGGT from the Acidobacteriota bacterium genome contains:
- a CDS encoding phytanoyl-CoA dioxygenase family protein, encoding MPVPNQISFDTKVKPHAADLYDYASIAETIDGLDSITEADIARYHQQGFIAVRNAFTPGEVQSGLDGLAELVAGRVPAFQNIQFTPEVRDRLDALSFEERMDSVRRLLYFVDYEPRTKAIADHPKLLSVVSRLLGAEATMFQDMALIKPPNGREKPWHQDHAYFELTPETRVVGVWMALDPAGIENGCMRVMPGRHRGRKYWHFQIRDLQICDSEMEGLQEQRVAVPLEPGGCLIFDSYIPHGTPSNFTASRRRALQFHYHAIGAQKITAEERVAIWGGEANNVAC
- a CDS encoding outer membrane lipoprotein-sorting protein gives rise to the protein MIRRFSLIAFSVLALLVSANAQDARKIMENVYKQDTSRDTTWRARMEVYDKKGTVRSKKFTMRKLGGLGNSKTLVRFTDPAEVRGVGLLSLNEGGVADRQWLYTPAIQRVRRIAAQERRQRFIGTDFTNEDMAERVIDDFTYKMLSEGEVIDGRKTYKIEAHPVSPDKSQYAYVYIWVPMDVPYSVLVEMYDRNGQRLRILKASDLVKISNIWVAKRIEMSSPTEGTKTVLLVDEIKFNTGLKEDLFTQQSLEKPDMF
- a CDS encoding DPP IV N-terminal domain-containing protein; amino-acid sequence: MTAEWIFGDEGRRVASLPSYVWLSDGKLMLYDSRQPPSQRTFEVLDPSTGTRRAALDMPAAITNLKTLLPELEIQQALPWPIAFDSTGRQALYLFKGDIFALDLAAARFSRLTKTDAEEKSPGFSPDGRHVAFVRANDLYVVDVATYAETRITRDGSETTLNGTLSWLYWEEVFGRRDIGYWWSPDSRALAYLQTDESTVPVSYFVDFQPVTPRLIKQRYAKAGMPNPQVRVGIAEIGRNATTWVRIADKPYDTILRVKWLPDSRRVSVQTMTRNQRELGLYFADRQTGATTRILTETDPGFVNIHDDLYFLADGKQFLWASERDDYYHLYRYTMDGRLVNQITRGSWAMVSSGGVFWLKQAVAGIDEANSTVYFTALEHSPIERHLYRINFDGSEMKRLSVEPGAHRISMAPNAQFYLDSFSDVRTLPALTLYRADGSRQSTIAAPRMELLAPFDIQYPELITIPAADGFPMPATILKPKNFRPDRKHPVILNLYGGTSSQSVVNAWQGNLFNQLLLAEGYIVVKVDNRAATGIRKSLENAVVGKLGDQETADFLDATRWLKAQPWVDAERVGVWGWSHGGWTTLNLLTRSTEFKAGISVAPVTDWLFYDTKWSEAFLQTPQENPEGYARTSLMKRAGDLHGRLLLVHGTYDDNVHPQNTQAFIDALIKAGKLFDMMYYPMRKHDIGDRDATIHLYRTMLDFWKRNL
- a CDS encoding glycine C-acetyltransferase, whose translation is MNPNELYAVLQRELDQFEEAKTYKYEVPLESEQGGRVRVNGRDAVMLASNNYLGLANHPKIKEAAHRGLDEWGFGMSSVRFLCGTEPIHLELEQRIARFVGCEAAILHSSCFAANEAFFTALYANDFGQSEFEDVIYSDQYNHASIIDGVRLCRAVAKQTASKLYRNRDFAHLRQMLEEDRDKNYRIKVIATDGVFSMEGHLAPLPKLVALAREFGALLFVDESHASGVLGDTGRGTPEELGVHGQIDVVTGTFGKALGGASGGFIAGRRELIEFLRQKSRPYTFSNTVPPSVVTASIAAIDLIENDPSIVNQLHENTAYFRREIVNAGFRILEGTHPIVPVMVGEAAIAQDMSRELLGEGVYIKGLWYPVVPKGEARLRAQISAAHTRQDLDQSIEAFKTVGKRLGVI
- a CDS encoding alcohol dehydrogenase catalytic domain-containing protein → MKALKKIRLEDEGLRFVEDAAEPTLHPAEVKVRVLAAGICGTDFGIYHSPTRKGIQDEMLRHLGGDSSRYQALVIGHEFCGEVVEIGAGVPKALVSIGDYVTSEMHIACGYCHQCMTGRKHVCQNVKIKGVHLDGTFADYVCVPFENLINLERFGGKQMIPPRFGAFLDALGNAVHTVMEGDVSGKTVAILGCGTQGMMATAVARALGATRIYVTDFSVNSGGIDSGHLARRFEIAREMGADFCFDTNETNAPGQRQELFDRVRDEHGGGVDVVLEMSGSAAAYDDAGRLVKNGGQIMLLGIPSKPLPSFDVGNYLIWKGVTMRGIFGRRMFDTWYTMLDLLAADKSGLKAKLEKIISRPPIMLDNFERGFQLVRTQEAVKVLLTPDPNFNLEA